In Eleutherodactylus coqui strain aEleCoq1 chromosome 4, aEleCoq1.hap1, whole genome shotgun sequence, the following are encoded in one genomic region:
- the TBC1D23 gene encoding TBC1 domain family member 23 isoform X2, with translation MADPGEPSPLSSPSPPLSSPGAGDEEETDTWETDLTEALEAGGCDLETVRNIIQGRPVPSELRAKVWKIALNVAGKGDSLAAWDGSLDLPEQSVIHQDCQNLLEQLPVPEERKPIILQDVESVVTFYCKSRNVKYHENIGWLHLLKPLVDLDLSRSDFYNCFYAIMNKYIPRDCYKKGKPFHLFRLLLQYHEPELCSFLDTKKITPDLYALNWFGSLFAYHCSVEVTHAIWDSYLQQADSFFMYFLMLIMLVNVKEMVLAEEMESKEELIKFLASPPTNLEVADIEDLFGLAHHYYTKTPASFRKDHQNLFGSSLIALKDDSDVSQALCLAVSVSEILQANQQEDGVRFFVVDCRPAEQYNSGHLSTAFHLDSDLMLQNPGEFALSVKSLLEAQKQSIESGSVAGGEHLCFMGSGREEEDMYMNMVLAHFLQKNKEYISIAKGGFMVLQQHLADINVEGPDSGYGHWIISTSGSRSSMGSYTDGDAANGFGDGKGVKSLVNKMTVALKTKSVNVKEKVISFIENTSTPVDRHVSSSDRVGKPYRGVKPVFSIGDEEEYDTDEIDSSSISDDDRKEIVNVQTWINKPDIKHHFPCHEVKENGHMFLSHLLVTATHMYCLREIQSRKGFAYIQSRQALSSVVKITSKKKHPELITFKYGNSSASGVEILAVERYLIPNAGDATKAIKQQIIKVLDALES, from the exons GGAGACGGATCTCACCGAGGCTCTGGAGGCCGGAGGTTGTGACCTGGAGACCGTAAGGAATATTATACAGGGGCGGCCGGTCCCTTCAGAACTCAGGGCGAAAGTATGGAAG ATTGCATTAAACGTTGCAGGAAAAGGAGACAGTTTGGCAGCGTGGGACGGTTCCTTAGATCTTCCAGAGCAGTCCGTCATCCATCAGGACTGTCAAAATCTTCTCG AGCAGCTCCCAGTCCCCGAAGAGAGGAAACCCATCATCCTCCAGGACGTCGAATCTGTAGTTACCTTCTATTGTAAATCCCGTAATGTTAAGTACCATGAGAACATCGGctggctgcatcttctgaaaccgctgGTGGACCTCGACCTGTCCCGGAGCGACTTCTATAATTGCTTCTATGCAATCATGAATAAGTATATTCCAAG GGATTGCTACAAGAAAGGAAAACCCTTCCATCTCTTCCGGCTTCTTCTCCAGTATCACGAGCCGGAGCTGTGTTCTTTCCTAGACACGAAGAAGATCACGCCAGACCTTTATGCACTTAATTGG TTCGGAAGCCTCTTCGCATATCACTGCTCAGTTGAAGTCACGCACGCCATTTGGGATAGTTACTTACAGCAGGCGGACTCATTCTTCATGTACTTCTTGATGCTGATCATGCTTGTCAATGTGAA GGAGATGGTTTTGGCGGAAGAAATGGAGTCTAAAGAAGAACTCATAA AATTCCTGGCAAGTCCACCAACAAACCTTGAGGTAGCGGACATAGAGGATCTGTTCGGTTTAGCTCATCATTACTATACGAAGACTCCGGCTTCTTTTCGCAAG GACCACCAAAATTTGTTTGGCAGCAGCTTGATTGCCCTTAAAGACGACTCGGACGTCAGTCAGGCTCTTTGTTTAGCAGTTTCTGTATCAGAAATTCTTCAGGCAAATCAGCAAGAG GATGGGGTGCGGTTCTTTGTCGTAGATTGCCGGCCTGCAGAGCAGTACAATTCCGGACATCTCTCCACAGCCTTCCACTTAGACTCTGACTTG ATGCTACAGAATCCCGGAGAGTTTGCTCTGTCGGTGAAGTCTCTTCTAGAAGCACAGAAGCAGTCCATCGAGTCCGGCTCGGTGGCCGGAGGAGAACACTTGTGCTTCATGGGCAGCGGcagggaagaggaggacatgTACATGAATATGGTTCTGGCCCATTTCTTACAG AAAAACAAGGAATATATAAGTATCGCCAAAGGAGGATTTATGG TTTTGCAGCAGCACCTGGCAGATATTAATGTAGAAGGCCCGGACTCTGGCTACGGACATTGGATTATTAGTACGTCGGGATCTCGGAGCAGTATGGGTTCCTATACGGAC gGTGACGCTGCTAATGGATTTGGCGATGGAAAAGGAGTGAAGTCTTTAGTTAATAAGATGACTGTAGCACTGAAGACCAAGTCAGTGAATGTGAAGGAGAAAGTCATCAGCTTCATTGAGAACACTTCCACCCCAGTAGATAG ACACGTGAGCAGCAGCGACAGAGTGGGGAAGCCGTATCGGGGCGTGAAACCGGTGTTCAGCATTGGAGATGAAGAAGAGTACGACACAG ATGAGATTGACAGCTCCTCCATCTCCGATGACGACCGCAAGGAAATTGTCAACGTTCAGACCTGGATAAACAAGCCTGACATCAAACATCACTTTCCGTGTCACGAAGTTAAAGAGAACGGACACATGTTCCTCAG TCACCTTCTGGTCACGGCGACCCACATGTACTGTTTACGGGAGATCCAGTCTAGGAAGGGATTCGCTTACATCCAATCTCGGCAGGCGCTCAGCTCCGTCGTCAAGATCACCTCCAAAAAGAAGCACCCGGAACTGATCACATTTAAGTACGGAAATAGCAGCGCCTCGGGCGTGGAAATACTagctgtggagag GTACTTAATTCCAAATGCAGGAGACGCAACCAAAGCCATTAAGCAACAGATCATTAAAGTCCTTGATGCTCTGGagagttaa
- the TBC1D23 gene encoding TBC1 domain family member 23 isoform X1, whose amino-acid sequence MADPGEPSPLSSPSPPLSSPGAGDEEETDTWETDLTEALEAGGCDLETVRNIIQGRPVPSELRAKVWKIALNVAGKGDSLAAWDGSLDLPEQSVIHQDCQNLLEQLPVPEERKPIILQDVESVVTFYCKSRNVKYHENIGWLHLLKPLVDLDLSRSDFYNCFYAIMNKYIPRDCYKKGKPFHLFRLLLQYHEPELCSFLDTKKITPDLYALNWFGSLFAYHCSVEVTHAIWDSYLQQADSFFMYFLMLIMLVNVKEMVLAEEMESKEELIKFLASPPTNLEVADIEDLFGLAHHYYTKTPASFRKDHQNLFGSSLIALKDDSDVSQALCLAVSVSEILQANQQEDGVRFFVVDCRPAEQYNSGHLSTAFHLDSDLMLQNPGEFALSVKSLLEAQKQSIESGSVAGGEHLCFMGSGREEEDMYMNMVLAHFLQKNKEYISIAKGGFMVLQQHLADINVEGPDSGYGHWIISTSGSRSSMGSYTDGDAANGFGDGKGVKSLVNKMTVALKTKSVNVKEKVISFIENTSTPVDRMTFNLPWPERASLERHVSSSDRVGKPYRGVKPVFSIGDEEEYDTDEIDSSSISDDDRKEIVNVQTWINKPDIKHHFPCHEVKENGHMFLSHLLVTATHMYCLREIQSRKGFAYIQSRQALSSVVKITSKKKHPELITFKYGNSSASGVEILAVERYLIPNAGDATKAIKQQIIKVLDALES is encoded by the exons GGAGACGGATCTCACCGAGGCTCTGGAGGCCGGAGGTTGTGACCTGGAGACCGTAAGGAATATTATACAGGGGCGGCCGGTCCCTTCAGAACTCAGGGCGAAAGTATGGAAG ATTGCATTAAACGTTGCAGGAAAAGGAGACAGTTTGGCAGCGTGGGACGGTTCCTTAGATCTTCCAGAGCAGTCCGTCATCCATCAGGACTGTCAAAATCTTCTCG AGCAGCTCCCAGTCCCCGAAGAGAGGAAACCCATCATCCTCCAGGACGTCGAATCTGTAGTTACCTTCTATTGTAAATCCCGTAATGTTAAGTACCATGAGAACATCGGctggctgcatcttctgaaaccgctgGTGGACCTCGACCTGTCCCGGAGCGACTTCTATAATTGCTTCTATGCAATCATGAATAAGTATATTCCAAG GGATTGCTACAAGAAAGGAAAACCCTTCCATCTCTTCCGGCTTCTTCTCCAGTATCACGAGCCGGAGCTGTGTTCTTTCCTAGACACGAAGAAGATCACGCCAGACCTTTATGCACTTAATTGG TTCGGAAGCCTCTTCGCATATCACTGCTCAGTTGAAGTCACGCACGCCATTTGGGATAGTTACTTACAGCAGGCGGACTCATTCTTCATGTACTTCTTGATGCTGATCATGCTTGTCAATGTGAA GGAGATGGTTTTGGCGGAAGAAATGGAGTCTAAAGAAGAACTCATAA AATTCCTGGCAAGTCCACCAACAAACCTTGAGGTAGCGGACATAGAGGATCTGTTCGGTTTAGCTCATCATTACTATACGAAGACTCCGGCTTCTTTTCGCAAG GACCACCAAAATTTGTTTGGCAGCAGCTTGATTGCCCTTAAAGACGACTCGGACGTCAGTCAGGCTCTTTGTTTAGCAGTTTCTGTATCAGAAATTCTTCAGGCAAATCAGCAAGAG GATGGGGTGCGGTTCTTTGTCGTAGATTGCCGGCCTGCAGAGCAGTACAATTCCGGACATCTCTCCACAGCCTTCCACTTAGACTCTGACTTG ATGCTACAGAATCCCGGAGAGTTTGCTCTGTCGGTGAAGTCTCTTCTAGAAGCACAGAAGCAGTCCATCGAGTCCGGCTCGGTGGCCGGAGGAGAACACTTGTGCTTCATGGGCAGCGGcagggaagaggaggacatgTACATGAATATGGTTCTGGCCCATTTCTTACAG AAAAACAAGGAATATATAAGTATCGCCAAAGGAGGATTTATGG TTTTGCAGCAGCACCTGGCAGATATTAATGTAGAAGGCCCGGACTCTGGCTACGGACATTGGATTATTAGTACGTCGGGATCTCGGAGCAGTATGGGTTCCTATACGGAC gGTGACGCTGCTAATGGATTTGGCGATGGAAAAGGAGTGAAGTCTTTAGTTAATAAGATGACTGTAGCACTGAAGACCAAGTCAGTGAATGTGAAGGAGAAAGTCATCAGCTTCATTGAGAACACTTCCACCCCAGTAGATAG AATGACTTTCAATCTTCCATGGCCAGAGAGGGCGAGTTTGGAGCG ACACGTGAGCAGCAGCGACAGAGTGGGGAAGCCGTATCGGGGCGTGAAACCGGTGTTCAGCATTGGAGATGAAGAAGAGTACGACACAG ATGAGATTGACAGCTCCTCCATCTCCGATGACGACCGCAAGGAAATTGTCAACGTTCAGACCTGGATAAACAAGCCTGACATCAAACATCACTTTCCGTGTCACGAAGTTAAAGAGAACGGACACATGTTCCTCAG TCACCTTCTGGTCACGGCGACCCACATGTACTGTTTACGGGAGATCCAGTCTAGGAAGGGATTCGCTTACATCCAATCTCGGCAGGCGCTCAGCTCCGTCGTCAAGATCACCTCCAAAAAGAAGCACCCGGAACTGATCACATTTAAGTACGGAAATAGCAGCGCCTCGGGCGTGGAAATACTagctgtggagag GTACTTAATTCCAAATGCAGGAGACGCAACCAAAGCCATTAAGCAACAGATCATTAAAGTCCTTGATGCTCTGGagagttaa
- the NIT2 gene encoding omega-amidase NIT2 translates to MRTAGVMAKFRLALVQLLVSPVKSDNLKRACELVKKAAQQGAQIVALPECFNSPYGNKFFPEYAEKIPGQSTQMMSDVAKECGIYLIGGSIPEEDSGKLYNTCTVFGPDGALLMKHRKIHLFDIDVPGKICFQESETLSPGDQLSMFDTPYCKIGVGICYDIRFAELAQIYTKKGCQLLVYPGAFNMTTGPAHWELLQRARALDNQVYVATASPARDDKASYVAWGHSSVVSPWGEVIANADADEAIISADIDLQYLAEVRQQIPIHVQRRHDLYCVEEKK, encoded by the exons ATGCGGACAGCTGGAGTCATGGCGA AGTTCCGACTGGCCTTGGTGCAGCTCCTTGTGTCTCCGGTGAAGTCCGATAACCTGAAGAGGGCGTGTGAGCTGGTGAAGAAGGCGGCGCAGCAAGGAGCGCAGATCGTGGCACTGCCC GAATGCTTCAATTCTCCTTATGGCAACAAATTCTTCCCGGAGTATGCAGAGAAGATTCCTGGGCAGTCCACACAGATGATGTCAGACGTGGCCAAGGAGTGCGGGATCTATCTTATAGGAG GTTCCATTCCTGAAGAGGATTCTGGAAAGTTGTACAACACTTGTACGGTTTTTGGCCCGGATGGCGCACTGCTGATGAAGCACAGAAAG ATCCACTTGTTTGATATTGATGTTCCGGGAAAAATTTGTTTTCAAGAGTCAGAAACTCTCAGTCCTGGGGACCAGCTCTCCATGTTTGATACAC CCTATTGCAAAATTGGGGTCGGTATCTGCTACGACATCAGGTTTGCAGAACTTGCCCAGATATATACCAAGAAAG GGTGTCAGTTGTTGGTGTACCCGGGGGCATTTAATATGACAACTGGTCCGGCACATTGGGAGCTGCTACAAAGAGCGCG GGCTTTAGATAACCAAGTCTACGTGGCCACCGCGTCACCGGCCAGAGATGATAAAGCCTCATATGTAGCTTGGGGACACAGCAGTGTGGTCAGCCCATG GGGAGAGGTCATCGCTAATGCCGATGCAGACGAAGCCATCATTTCTGCAGAtattg ATTTGCAGTACCTGGCGGAGGTTCGGCAGCAAATCCCAATTCACGTACAACGCCGCCATGATCTCTACTGTGTGGAAGAGAAGAAGTGA